In Zonotrichia leucophrys gambelii isolate GWCS_2022_RI chromosome 6, RI_Zleu_2.0, whole genome shotgun sequence, one genomic interval encodes:
- the NFKB2 gene encoding nuclear factor NF-kappa-B p100 subunit isoform X2, which produces MDEQFQPVSAARIGAERPGRVSCLLPAPELGTGQCPTPRAGWECLDGIDYDDFSFDSHMMEQKEPLMETAEGPYLVIIEQPKQRGFRFRYGCEGPSHGGLPGASSEKGRKTYPTVKICNYTGMARIEVDLVTHSDPPRVHAHSLVGKQCNEAGNCVTIVGPKDMTAQFSNLGVLHVTKKNMMEIMKEKLKQQKMRNRSRLLTEVELREIELEAKELKKVMDLSIVRLRFTAYLRDSSGNFTLALQPVISDPIHDSKSPGASNLKISRMDKTAGSVRGGDEVYLLCDKVQKDDIEVRFYEDDENGWQAFGDFSPTDVHKQYAIVFRTPPYHKPKIDRPVTVFLQLKRKRGGDVSDSKQFTYYPVVEDKEEVERKRKKVLPQFPQHFGGGSHMGGAGGGAGGFGSGGGGNLSFPYSSGLTYNSIYSPGPHPVGSYQGGVQMKGPEAEGPESDRQAPAEESTYCKELQKHAQLCQLRMLALARCNARALLDYSVTADPRMLLAVQRHLAASQDENGDTPLHLAIIHEQTAVIKQLIDIIVSIPSQQIINISNNLQQTPLHLAVITKQPQVVQLLLQARADPTLLDRYGNSLLHLALQTGNEEMLRTLLAHLGSAAPYLLRLPSFRGLLPVHLAVKEKSLACLDLLVRTGADVNAVERQSGRTPLHLAVEMENLNMATHLVKKLGADINSRDFAGNTPLHLAAGLGSPTLTKLLLKAGADVLCENDEPMSLSSSEASSDTDTDPEEQELAMDLGEPALAAEPSTSSKLFRQGHWQAGHRQRRCHTSLDLTRSQKVREILLQASQQGPKAELPTAPQPGKVLSLDSEALQGLEQLLNRDCSGSDWIELAKRLGLCSLVETYKDTPSPSASLLRSYELAGGSLGGLLEALDSMGLHNAVRMLHKTEALEKLQSTELKEDSAYGSESVEEEQAPTLALKPGGELPPSQQPQVH; this is translated from the exons ATGGACGAGCAGTTCCAGCCCGTGAGTGCGGCACGGATCGGAGCGGAGCGGCCCGGGCGCgtgtcctgcctgctgccgGCCCCGGAGCTGGGCACGGGGCAGTGCCCGACCCCACGGGCGGGGTGGGAG TGCCTGGATGGGATTGACTATGATGACTTCAGTTTTGACTCCCACATGATGGAGCAGAAGGAGCCACTGATGGAGACAG CGGAAGGTCCCTACCTTGTCATTATTGAGCAGCCAAAGCAG CGGGGTTTCCGATTTCGGTATGGCTGCGAGGGCCCTTCCCATGGGGGCCTGCCCGGAGCATCCAGCGAGAAGGGACGCAAGACCTATCCCACTGTCAAG ATCTGTAACTACACAGGGATGGCCCGGATCGAGGTAGACCTGGTGACACACAGTGACCCTCCCCGTGTCCATGCCCACAGCCTGGTGGGCAAGCAGTGCAACGAGGCTGGCAACTGTGTCACGATCGTGGGACCCAAGGACATGACTGCTCA GTTCAGCAACCTGGGTGTGCTCCATGTCACCAAGAAGAATATGATGGAGATCatgaaggaaaagctgaagcAGCAGAAGATGCGTAACAGGAGCCGTCTGCTGACGG aagTGGAGCTGCGTGAGATCGAGCTGGAGGCAAAGGAGCTGAAGAAGGTGATGGACCTGAGCATTGTGCGGTTGCGCTTCACCGCCTACCTCCGCGACAGCAGTGGCAACTTCACGCTGGCTCTCCAGCCTGTCATCTCTGACCCCATCCATGACAGCA AGTCCCCCGGAGCTTCCAACCTGAAGATCTCACGAATGGATAAAACAGCAGGCTCTGTGCGGGGAGGAGACGAAGTCTACTTGCTGTGTGATAAAGTTCAGAAAG ATGACATTGAGGTGCGTTTCTACGAGGATGATGAGAACGGCTGGCAGGCCTTTGGGGACTTTTCTCCTACAGATGTGCACAAGCAG TATGCCATTGTCTTCCGCACGCCCCCCTACCACAAGCCCAAGATCGACCGTCCTGTCACCGTCTTCCTGCAGCTGAAGCGGAAGCGGGGAGGCGACGTGAGTGACTCCAAGCAGTTCACCTACTACCCAGTGGTGGAAG ATAAGGAAGAAGTGGAGAGGAAGCGCAAGAAagtcctgcctcagtttcctcagCACTTTGGCGGTGGCTCGCACAtggggggggccggcgggggggccgggggcttTGGCTCTGGAGGAG GTGGGAACCTCAGCTTCCCATACTCCTCTGGGCTGACCTACAACAGCATCTACTCGCCCGGCCCCCACCCAGTGGGGAGCTACCAGGGGGGTGTGCAGATGAAGGGCCCTGAGGCAGAGGGGCCTGAGAGTGACAGGCAGGCACCTGCAGAAGAGAGCACATActgcaaggagctgcagaagcaCG cccagctgtgccagctgcggATGCTGGCGTTAGCCCGTTGCAATGCCCGTGCCCTGCTCGACTACTCGGTCACCGCCGACCCCCGCATGCTGCTGGCAGTCCAGAGGCACCTGGCTGCGTCACAGGATGAGAACGGAGACAC GCCTTTGCACCTCGCTATTATCCATGAACAGACAGCTGTGATCAAGCAGCTGATTGACATCATTGTTAGCATCCCCAGCCAGCAGATCATCAACATCTCCAATAACCTGCAACAG acGCCACTGCATCTGGCAGTCATCACCAAGCAGCCCCAAGTggtccagctcctgctgcaagcCCGCGCCGACCCAACCTTGCTGGACCGCTATGGCAATTCCCTGCTGCACCTGGCACTCCAGACTGGCAATGAAGAGATGCTGaggacactgctggctcaccTGGGCTCAGCTGCCCCTTATCTGCTCCGCCTGCCCAGTTTCCGTG GCCTCCTGCCTGTGCATTTGGCTGTGAAGGAAAAGAGTTTGGCTTGCCTGGACCTGCTGGTCAGGACGGGAGCTGATGTGAATGCAGTGGAGAGGCAAAGTGGGAGGACCCCACTGCACCTGGCTGTGGAGATGGAGAACCTGAACATGGCCACCCACCTGGTGAAGAAG CTGGGAGCAGACATCAACAGCCGGGATTTTGCCGGGAACACCCCCCTGCACTTGGCTGCTGGCCTGGGCTCTCCCACTCTCACCAAACTGCTCCTTAAAGCTG GGGCAGATGTTTTGTGTGAGAATGATGAGCCCATGAGCCTGTCTTCGTCAGAGGCCAGTAGCGACACAGACACTgaccctgaggagcaggagctggccaTGGATCTGGgggagccagccctggctgcagagcccagcaccagctccaagcTCTTCAGGCAGGGGCACTGGCAGGCAGGGCACCGGCAGCGCCGCTGCCACACATCCCTGGACCTGACTCGGAGCCAGAAG GTGCGGGAGATCCTGCTGCAGGCCTCCCAGCAGGGGCCCAAGGCAGAACTGCCCACTGCCCCCCAGCCAG GGAAGGTCCTGTCACTGGACAGTgaggcactgcaggggctggagcagctgctgaaccGGGACTGCAGTGGGTCAGACTGGATCGAGCTGGCCAAGcgcctggggctgtgcagcctcGTGGAGACGTACAAGGACACGCCCTCGCCCAGTGCCAGCCTCCTGCGCAGCTACGAG ctggcaggtgGCAGCCTGGGGGGACTGCTGGAGGCCCTGGACTCCATGGGGCTGCACAATGCCGTGAGGATGCTTCACAAAACTGAGGCACTGGAGAAGCTGCAAAGCACAG AGCTGAAGGAAGACAGTGCCTATGGCAGTGAGTCggtggaggaggagcaggcGCCTACACTAGCCTTGAAGCCAGGGGGTGAGCTGccccccagccagcagccacaggtGCACTGA